From the genome of Deinococcus sp. AJ005, one region includes:
- a CDS encoding LrgB family protein, whose protein sequence is MAWIALTLIAFALGVVLQTRVRSPLANPTLIATLIVAGVLLVGGVSHASYLKEVQPLTALLAPAIVALAVPMYRLRALLARQWRSLIIGGLSGTLVGVGADVLFSRLLGLSGEAQRSLLTAPATSPVALQLAQFTGAPPALAATLAVLSGLVGALILPGFLTLIGVRHPLARGLAIGAVSHGVGTARAREEGELTGAASSIGMGLAALLVTVVVAGVSRG, encoded by the coding sequence GTGGCCTGGATCGCCCTGACCCTGATCGCCTTCGCGCTGGGCGTGGTCTTGCAGACGCGCGTACGCTCGCCGCTGGCCAACCCCACATTGATCGCCACGCTGATCGTCGCCGGAGTGTTGCTGGTGGGCGGCGTCTCACACGCCAGTTATCTGAAGGAAGTCCAGCCGCTGACCGCGCTGCTGGCCCCGGCCATCGTGGCGCTGGCGGTACCGATGTACCGTTTGCGGGCGCTGCTGGCGCGGCAATGGCGCTCGCTGATCATCGGCGGCCTGAGCGGCACGCTGGTGGGCGTGGGGGCCGACGTGCTGTTCTCGCGCCTGCTGGGGCTGAGCGGCGAGGCGCAGCGCTCGCTGCTGACCGCCCCCGCCACCAGCCCCGTGGCCCTGCAACTGGCGCAGTTCACGGGTGCGCCGCCCGCGCTGGCCGCCACGCTGGCGGTGCTCTCGGGACTGGTGGGGGCGCTGATCCTGCCCGGATTCCTGACCCTGATCGGCGTGAGGCATCCGCTGGCGCGTGGACTGGCAATTGGCGCAGTGTCGCACGGCGTCGGCACCGCCCGCGCCCGCGAGGAAGGCGAATTGACCGGGGCAGCTAGCTCGATTGGCATGGGACTGGCCGCGCTTCTGGTGACCGTGGTGGTGGCAGGGGTCAGCCGGGGCTAG
- a CDS encoding MOSC domain-containing protein, producing MQLLSVCVGIPRAIRSKSGWTGIHKQPVEGAVLIGRLGLSGDHILDTENHGGPDQAVYIYTQPDYEFWSAELGRELEPGTFGENLLFSDLESASVRLGQQFAVGGALLEITFARIPCVTLAERMGDPGFVRRFREARRPGMYARVIQQGEVGAGDKVTFANAVANAAPTVLDNFEVFFASQSSGF from the coding sequence ATGCAACTCCTGAGCGTCTGCGTCGGCATCCCGCGTGCCATTCGCAGCAAATCCGGCTGGACAGGCATCCACAAGCAGCCCGTGGAGGGTGCCGTGTTGATCGGGCGACTGGGCCTGAGCGGCGATCACATCCTGGACACCGAAAACCATGGTGGACCTGATCAGGCCGTGTACATCTACACCCAACCGGATTATGAATTCTGGTCAGCGGAACTGGGAAGGGAGCTGGAGCCGGGAACGTTTGGGGAAAATCTGCTGTTTTCGGACCTGGAATCGGCGTCCGTGCGGCTGGGGCAGCAGTTTGCGGTGGGCGGCGCGCTGCTGGAAATCACTTTCGCCCGCATCCCCTGCGTAACCCTGGCCGAGCGTATGGGCGATCCTGGCTTCGTGCGGCGTTTCCGCGAAGCGCGCAGACCCGGCATGTACGCCCGCGTCATTCAGCAAGGCGAGGTGGGGGCAGGCGATAAGGTGACCTTCGCCAATGCTGTTGCAAACGCTGCCCCCACGGTTCTTGACAACTTTGAAGTCTTCTTCGCCAGCCAGTCTTCGGGCTTCTAG
- a CDS encoding DoxX family protein, which yields MTTLPTSPTPATLREPAISRLLFGDPRLAPLWLILRVYVGYEWLSAGWEKITNPAGVWVGEKAGAAVSGFLTGALAKTGGDHPDVQGWYAWFLQHVALPNAAAFSYLVAYGEVFVGVALIVGLFTGIAAFFGGVMNASYLLAGTVSTNPLLFILATWLVLGWRVAGWWGLDRWVLARFGVSEHLAAAPAELASHRRPGDAVR from the coding sequence CCACCCTCCCCACTTCACCCACGCCCGCCACCCTCAGAGAACCCGCCATCTCCCGCCTGCTGTTCGGCGATCCGCGTCTGGCCCCACTGTGGCTGATCCTGCGCGTCTACGTGGGCTACGAGTGGCTCAGCGCAGGCTGGGAAAAGATCACCAACCCCGCTGGAGTCTGGGTGGGCGAGAAAGCCGGAGCTGCCGTCAGCGGCTTTCTGACTGGCGCGCTGGCCAAGACGGGCGGTGACCACCCGGATGTGCAGGGCTGGTACGCCTGGTTCCTGCAACATGTGGCGCTGCCCAATGCCGCCGCCTTCTCTTATCTGGTGGCCTACGGCGAGGTTTTCGTTGGTGTGGCCCTGATCGTGGGGCTGTTCACGGGCATCGCGGCGTTCTTTGGCGGGGTGATGAATGCCAGTTACCTGCTGGCTGGCACGGTCAGCACCAATCCATTGTTGTTCATCCTGGCGACGTGGCTGGTGCTGGGCTGGCGCGTGGCTGGCTGGTGGGGCCTGGACCGCTGGGTCCTCGCCCGCTTCGGCGTCAGCGAGCATCTTGCTGCCGCCCCTGCTGAACTGGCGTCCCACCGAAGGCCCGGTGATGCCGTTCGCTAG